From Acidimicrobiia bacterium:
GTGTGGGTGAACAGCTCGACCTGCGCGATCACCTGGTTGCTGAAGCTGTTCGACATGACGAAGCTCGGGTGCCCGGTGGCGCAGCCGAGGTTCAGCAGCCGGCCCTCGGCGAGGACGATGACGGAGTGCGCGTCACGGCCTTTCGACGCGGGGAAGACCCACTCGTCGACCTGCGGCTTGACGTTCACGCGCTCGATGCCCGGCCACCTCGCGAGGCCGGCCATGTCGATCTCGGTGTCGAAGTGCCCGATGTTGCCGACGATCGCGTTGTGCTTCATCCGGCTCATGTGGTCGGCGGTGATGACACCCATGTTGCCGGTCGCGGTGACGAACAGGTCGGCCGTCTCGACGACGTCGTCGACGGTCGTGACCTCGTAGCCCTCCATCGCCGCCTGCAGCGCGCAGATCGGGTCGATCTCCGTGATCACGACGCGCGCGCCCTGGCCGCGCAGTGACTGCGCGCACCCCTTGCCGACGTCGCCGTACCCGCACACGACCGCGACCTTCCCGGCGAGCATGACGTCGGTGGCGCGGCAGATCCCGTCGACGAGCGAGTGGCGGCAGCCGTAGAGGTTGTCGAACTTCGACTTCGTGACGGAGTCGTTGACGTTGATCGCGGGAAACAGCAGCGTGCCGGTGTCCTGCATCTGGTACAGCCGGTGGACGCCCGTGGTCGTCTCCTCGGTGACGCCCTTGATCCCCTCGGCGAGGCGGTGCCACAGCCGGTCGTCCTCGGTGTGGAGCCGGCCGAGCATCGCCAGGACGACGGCCATCTCCTCGTTGTCGGCGGTGGACGGGTCGGGCACCTTGCCGGCGCGCTCGAACTCGACGCCCTTGTGCACGACGAGCGTCGCGTCACCGCCGTCGTCGAGGATCATGTTCGGGCCGCCGCTGTCGCTGTTGCGCCACCGCAGCGCCTGCTCGGTGCACCACCAGTACTCCTCGAGCGTCTCGCCCTTCCACGCGAACACGGGGACGCCCTTCGGCGCGTCGACCGTGCCGTCGCGACCGACGACGATCGCGGCGGCCGCGTGGTCCTGGGTCGAGAAGATGTTGCACGAGCACCAGCGGACGTCCGCGCCGAGCTCCACGAGCGTCTCGATGAGCACCGCGGTCTGCACGGTCATGTGCAGCGAGCCGGTGATGCGCGCGCCCGCGAGCGGCTTCTTCGGTCCGTACTCCTCGCGGATCGCCATGAGGCCGGGCATCTCGTGCTCGGCGAGCTCGATCTCCTTGCGGCCGAACCCGGCGAGCGAGAGGTCGGCGACCTTGAAGTCGCCGAGCACGTCCGTGCGGGGCTGGGTCGTCGTCATCGGGGACTCCTTCGGTATGCGGGCGCGTGGGCAGCGATCACGCGCTCGACCTGCGGGTGGAGTCGGCCCAGATCACTGGATGACAGCCGCTTGGACGGCCCGACCGGCCGCCGAGTGTAGCGCCGGGCGAGCCCGGCCACGGACGTCGCCTGCTACCGCGCGAGCTCGGCCTTCAGCTGGCTGATCGTGTCGATCGGGCCGGGGTCGACGTCGTTGCGTAGCGCGAGGTAGCAGCTGGTCCAGTCGCCGACGTACATCAGGTCGAGGAGCTGCGCGAGACGCCCCTCCCCTGCCGCGCGCACCTCGAGCACCTGGTGCACGGCCTCCTCGACGATCGCGCGGGTCACCTCGAACCGACGCGACAGCTGCTCGTGCTCGAAGCCGTGGCGCAGCTCGACGAGCGTGAACAGCTGGCGCGTGATGTCGCCGTGCTGACCCCACGCGCAGATCTCGTTGTGGTCGAGCTCCGGGTACGCGTTCCAGAACGCGGGCGCCTTCGCGTTCTCGTTGACGTCGGCCTTCCACCGCATCGCCGCGACGCCGCCGAGGGCACCGCCGCCGTACACGATCGGGATCGTGCGGTCGATCCTGCGTGCGAGCTCGCGCGCGACGTTCGCGGAACCTTCCACCGATGGGACGCACGTGTCGCGACGCGCGGCGAGCTGGTCCTGCGCGGCGACGAGCCACCGATGCGCGTCGGGCAGCAGCCCCATGCGGAACAGGGTGACGAAGACCGGGGCGACGAGCGCGCCCAGCGCGGCACGCGGCATCAGGCCCTCGGGACAGGCGATGTGGAGCGCGCCCGCGTCGCTCGCGAGCTGCGCGAGCGCGCCGCCGGCCGACACCGCGACGAGGCGCGCGCCCGCGTCGAGCGCACCGCGCGCCATCGACAGCGTCTCCTCCGTGCCGCCCGAGTACGACAGCGCGAACGCGAGTGTCGACGGCCCGACGAAGCGCGGGGTGCGGATCTGCTTGAGCACCGTCACGGGGTACGACAGCGCGGCGTTCGCGCTCGCGGCGAGGACGTCACCCGCGATGCCGGACCCGCCCATGCCGAGGACGACGACGTTGGTCAGCCCGTCCGCGCTCGGGAACCGTTCGACGTCGATGGCCCCCGCGGCGCGGTGCGCGGCCTCGAGCTGCTCGGGGAGGCCGGCGACCGACCCGAGGAAGTCGAGCGAGTCGCCCGTGACAGCCACGGACTATGCCTCGAACGTCGGCTTGATCCCCTCGGACTCGGCCTTGGCCATGAGCCGCTGGTGCTCGGCGTCGTCGACCGTCTCGGCCTCGTCGATCAGCATGATCGGGATGTCGTCGCGCACCGCGTACCGGCGCTTGAGCCGCGGGTTGTACAGCGCCGACTCGTCCTCGAAGTAGAGCAACGGCCCCTTGTCCTCGGGGCAGGCGAGGATGTCGAGCAACTGCGGGTCGAGCGCCATCACGGCTCCTTCGAGGACGTCGACGAGGCGGGGCGGTCGCGCAGACTACGCATCGCGGGCGAGCCCTGGTGGATTCGACACCCGTGCGGTGTCCGATCCACCAAAGCTCGTCGGGGTGGGTCGAGGTCAGGCGCGGCGGATGTGGGCGAGCACCTCGGCCGTGTGCTGCTCGACGGCCCGCTGGTCGGGCGCCTCGAGGTTGAGTCGCAGCAACGGCTCGGTGTTGCTCGGCCGCAGGTTGAACCACCAGTCGCCGAGGTCGACCGTCAAGCCGTCGAGGCGGTCCTGGCGCGCACCCGCGTACGCCGACGCGACCTCGTCGATCACCCCGTTCGGGTCGGGGACCTCCGTGTTGATCTCGCCCGACTGCGCGTACGGCTCGAACGGCTTGCGCAGCTCCGACAGCGGCCGGTCCGCGCGGGAGAGCTGCTCGAGCACCATCAGCGCGGCGATCGATCCGGAGTCCGCCCGCCAGTTGTCGCGGAAGTAGTAGTGCGCGGAGTGCTCGCCGCCGAAGATCGCGCCGGTCTCGGCCATCACCTGCTTGATGAACGAGTGGCCGACGCGCGTCCGCACGGGTGTGCCACCCATCTTCTCGACGAGCTCCGGCACCGCCTTCGACACGATCAGGTTGTGCACGATCGTCTCGCCCGGGTGCCGCTCGAGGATGGCCTTGGCGACGATCGCCGTGGTCGTCGAACCTGAGACGGGCTGCCCGCGGTCGTCGACGAGGAAGACGCGGTCGGCGTCGCCGTCGAACGCGAGGCCGACGTCCGCACCGCGATCGAGGACCGCGCGCTGCAGGTCCTTCAGGTTCTCCGGCTGGATCGGGTCGGCGGGGTGGTTCGGGAACGTGCCGTCGAGCTCGGGGTACAGGACGGTCAGGTCGAAGGGCAGACCGTCGAACACCGCGGGGACGACGAGGCCGCCCATCCCGTTCGCGGTGTCGGCGACGACGACGAGCGGGCGCAGGGCATCGACGTCCACGAAGGACCGGACGTGCTGGGCGAAGTCGTCCAGCATGTCGACCTGCTCCGCCCGCCCGACCTCCTCGGCCCGCTCGAGCAGGCCGCCCTCGACCGCGGCCTTGATCTGCCCGAGCCCCGTGTCCTGGCCGATCGGCGCCGCGCCAGCGCGGCAGAGCTTGATGCCGTTGTAGCGGGCCGGGTTGTGGCTCGCGGTGAACATCGCGGCGGGAGCGTCGAGCCGGCCCGCCGCGAAGTAGCACATGTCGGTCGACGCGAGGCCGAGATCGGTCACGTCCGCGCCGGCCATCGTCGCCCCTTCGACGAACGCGGCGCTGAGCGGCTCCGACGAGGGCCGCATGTCGCGGCCGACGATCACGCGGGCCGCGCCGGTGAACCGGACGAAGGCGTTCCCGACCCGGCGGGCGACCTGCTCGTCGAGCTGGTCGGGGTAGACGCCCCGGACGTCGTAGGCCTTGAAGATCGCGTCGAGGTCGGAGGGCACGGCACGCTCCTGTGCGTGGGGACCCATCAATGTACCCACCCTGTCGAAGGGGTTTCGCCGCTTTCGCGCAGTTCGCCGGGGCCGTCGGCGCCGCCGCCGTCGCCACTCCGGCGACGGCGCAGGCGGGCGACGAACACCGGGACGACGGGCTCCGGGTGCCAGCGGGCCAGGAGCGCGAGGGCGGCGAGCCCGAGGAGCGTGACGACGATCCCCACCCACTCGACGCCCGTGCGCGTGTAGTGCAGCGAGACGTCGTGGCTCGTCGGGACGACCACCATGAGGTTCGGTGTGAGCCGCCACGGACCCGACGCGCCGGTCGCCTTCCAGTTGGGGAAGTAGGAGACCTTCACGACGACCGGTACGCCCGTGCGCGAGACGTGGAAGTGCACGGAGCTGTTCGTCGTGCGGACGTTCGTGACCGTGACGTGCGGGAGCGGCCGGCCGAGCGCGGTGGTGTCGGCGACGGCCGCGGGCGCCCGCCGCCACGACGACGGCCCGTCCGCGGCGAGCGGGCGGTCGAGGTTCGTCGCCTGGTCGAACCAGCCCGCCGCGAGGCACTCCCACGGGTCGAGGTGCACTGCCGGGGTGCCGGCCTGCGGCGCAGTCCCGTAGCACTGCGCGGTCGTCCCCCGCTTGGGGTTCGTCGCGACGACGGGCTGGTACGCGAGCCCCTGGACGAGCGGCGCGTCGCGCACCTCGTAGATGCTCCAGCCGAGCGGCAGCCTGTTGTCGAGATCGGGGACCGTCGCGACCCGCCGGAGGTCCGTCGTGTCGGCGTCGGCGGCCGCCTTCGCCTCGGTGGAGTACGCCATGTAGTAGCGGACGCCCAGGACGCGCAGGTACTGCACCCCGAGGCGGAAGTCGGCGATCGACTTGTACTCGAGCCCGCGCACCGGGTTCGACGCGTTGCCCGGACCGGACAGCGCGGAGACGGCGACGAAGTGGTACGGCGTCGTCGCGGACGACTCGAAGTAGAGGCCCTCCATCGAGTCGATGCGCCCGTGCGTGAAGTACGGCAGCAGCTCGAGCGCGAGCGGGGTGCCGTAGCGGTCGATCGCGCTCCCGCCCTCCCACGTCGCACGCCCGGGCGGCAGCGCGTCCATCGTGTCGACCAGCTTCCGGAACTCGGGGTACGCCTTGCCCGCCTTCCCCGTCGTCTGCTGGTAGCCCGTGTAGTTCCACTCGGCCCAGAACGGCAGGAACCCGCGCGTCTGCTGCACCCGCACGAGCGCGGCGAGCGCGGTCACCGCGACGAGGCCAACGGCGACGATCGGCGTGATGCGCGGGCGCGGCGGCGCGATCGCCCGGGTCGCGAACGTCGCGAGCGCGAGGAGGATCTCTGCTGCGCCGAGCGCCGCGAGGAGGAACAGGCCCAGGTACCAGAAGGGCAGGAACCGCAGGTTCCAGGCGTGCGACTGGGGCCAGAACCGGAAGACCAGACCGAACGCGACCGTCATCGCCAGCACGATGAACGTGGACCGGCGCATCCGCACGACGCCGATGACGATCGCGACGACGCCGAGCGCGAAGACCCACCAGAAGTAGCGCGGGAAGAGGAAGAGCGCGTACTGGTCGAGCCGCTCGTAGTTCATGTTCGTCGTGTAGCGCAGGGTCGCGACGAGCGGCAGCGACCAGAACGCGGTCAGCGCACCGGCGACGCCGGCGATCGCGACCATGACGCGCAGGTTGACCGCCGGTCGGTATGCGAGCCAGACGATCAGCGCGCCGACCGCGACGAAGATGCCCACGACGAGGTGGCTGAGCACGGTCGCGGCGATGAGCGCCGCGGGCAGGGCGAAGTTGGCGCGCTTGCCGTTCCGTCCGATCCGATTGTCGAGCGCGCGTGCGAGCGCGGCGAGCGCGAACAGCCCGAGCGCAACGGCGATGCCGAACGAGAACTCGCCCGCGAGGTTGCTCGCCAGCGTGAGCCCCATGATGTGCTGGTCGAACGCGGCCGTCTTGCTCGCCGGGTGCAGCCGCGGATCGCCTTTGAAGAAGATGAGGACGACGCTCGCAACCGATGCCAGTGGCGCCGCGATGCGAGGCGCACGGATCGAGCGGACGAACGCGTACGCGGCGACGGGCAGCAGGACGGGCCCGAGCGCCGTCACGAGCTTGAACGCGACGTTGTACGGCAGGACGACGTTCAGGACGATGATCGCCAGCGCGGGCAGCGGGAAGTAGAACTGACCGACCGGGAAGCCCGCGTACCAGTCGGGCGCCCAGCCGGCGACGCGGAGGTGCGGCAGCAGGTTGTCGCGGACGTACGCCGGCCACCACACGTGCGCGCCCATGTCGCCGCCGTTCGGCGTCGTGTTGCGCAGCAGCAGGTCGGGCCGCTGCTGCCACAGCACGTACACGACGCATGCGGCGACGATCGCGAACGTCAGGATCCGCTCGACCAGCCGGAGCGTCCGGGCGCGCTCGGATTCCGGCTCGCGGGCGTCCAGCTCCCCGGCGGCGGCCGCGGGCGCGGCGGTCGCGGGCGCGACAGGATGCGGTGCGGGCTCTGCGTCCGCCTCCGGCTCGGAGGACGCCGGCGGGGGGCTCACACCCGCCATCCTTGCAGCCCGCCTGCGCGTTCCGGCTGCAGGAACGCGCACGCGCGCGGAGCCGGACGCGACAGGAGGTGCGGCCCCGTCGGACCGCACCTCCTGGATGCCGTCGCCGTGCCGGCGTTGGCGTCTCCTGGTCGCGAGACCGGGTGGCCGGTCTTGTGGGCCACCCGTCGCCACCGCGGACGGTGGCTCCAGGACACGTCGTCGCCGATGCATCCGGGGGGACGAGCGCACCGGCCGTGCCGGCGTCGGCGAGGGACTCGCGGGCTCAGCGAGGGACTCGCGCCGTCTCTCAGCGAGGGACTCGCGCGAGGTCGAGGACCCGCTGGAGGGAGACGTGCCCCTCGGCGCTCTCCCAACCCTGGGCCTCGCACTTGCCGCAGCGGCGGAACACCAGATCCGCCTCGCCGACCCGCATCCGGATCTCGACCAGGCTCCC
This genomic window contains:
- the ahcY gene encoding adenosylhomocysteinase, with translation MTTTQPRTDVLGDFKVADLSLAGFGRKEIELAEHEMPGLMAIREEYGPKKPLAGARITGSLHMTVQTAVLIETLVELGADVRWCSCNIFSTQDHAAAAIVVGRDGTVDAPKGVPVFAWKGETLEEYWWCTEQALRWRNSDSGGPNMILDDGGDATLVVHKGVEFERAGKVPDPSTADNEEMAVVLAMLGRLHTEDDRLWHRLAEGIKGVTEETTTGVHRLYQMQDTGTLLFPAINVNDSVTKSKFDNLYGCRHSLVDGICRATDVMLAGKVAVVCGYGDVGKGCAQSLRGQGARVVITEIDPICALQAAMEGYEVTTVDDVVETADLFVTATGNMGVITADHMSRMKHNAIVGNIGHFDTEIDMAGLARWPGIERVNVKPQVDEWVFPASKGRDAHSVIVLAEGRLLNLGCATGHPSFVMSNSFSNQVIAQVELFTHTDFYERKVYTLPKHLDEQVARLHLGKLGVKLTTLTEEQATYLGVPQEGPFKPDYYRY
- a CDS encoding phosphomannomutase/phosphoglucomutase, which translates into the protein MPSDLDAIFKAYDVRGVYPDQLDEQVARRVGNAFVRFTGAARVIVGRDMRPSSEPLSAAFVEGATMAGADVTDLGLASTDMCYFAAGRLDAPAAMFTASHNPARYNGIKLCRAGAAPIGQDTGLGQIKAAVEGGLLERAEEVGRAEQVDMLDDFAQHVRSFVDVDALRPLVVVADTANGMGGLVVPAVFDGLPFDLTVLYPELDGTFPNHPADPIQPENLKDLQRAVLDRGADVGLAFDGDADRVFLVDDRGQPVSGSTTTAIVAKAILERHPGETIVHNLIVSKAVPELVEKMGGTPVRTRVGHSFIKQVMAETGAIFGGEHSAHYYFRDNWRADSGSIAALMVLEQLSRADRPLSELRKPFEPYAQSGEINTEVPDPNGVIDEVASAYAGARQDRLDGLTVDLGDWWFNLRPSNTEPLLRLNLEAPDQRAVEQHTAEVLAHIRRA
- a CDS encoding bifunctional phosphoglucose/phosphomannose isomerase, with the protein product MAVTGDSLDFLGSVAGLPEQLEAAHRAAGAIDVERFPSADGLTNVVVLGMGGSGIAGDVLAASANAALSYPVTVLKQIRTPRFVGPSTLAFALSYSGGTEETLSMARGALDAGARLVAVSAGGALAQLASDAGALHIACPEGLMPRAALGALVAPVFVTLFRMGLLPDAHRWLVAAQDQLAARRDTCVPSVEGSANVARELARRIDRTIPIVYGGGALGGVAAMRWKADVNENAKAPAFWNAYPELDHNEICAWGQHGDITRQLFTLVELRHGFEHEQLSRRFEVTRAIVEEAVHQVLEVRAAGEGRLAQLLDLMYVGDWTSCYLALRNDVDPGPIDTISQLKAELAR
- a CDS encoding Trm112 family protein; this encodes MALDPQLLDILACPEDKGPLLYFEDESALYNPRLKRRYAVRDDIPIMLIDEAETVDDAEHQRLMAKAESEGIKPTFEA